TTTTCTCCTATTCCAATAGGAACCCTCCCCTCAGCCAACAGTGATGCCACTTCAGAGTCGGTTTCATAGTAGTCAGCACCAAGCATCACAGTATCCTGCAAGCATTAGGCCCTCATAAGGGTACTCATACCTTGATTGATTTAGAGCACAACAGAATCACATAAAAGCACAATGCAGACTTCAAATTTGTATCATTTTATGCAGCAGAGTGATGGGTTCATTTACAATCATATTGATGGAATTTATAGAACAAACCTTTAAGTGAACATTGGAGTTTACACGGGACCTGATACCGACAACACTGTGCTCTATGAAGCAATTGTTTAAGAAGCTTCCATGTGATATGATTGAATCAACAATCTGCAGAAGAATGCAGAGAAGGACCAATATTACATTCTGGATAATGCTTGAAGCATAGCTTTCTAAATTAGGAAACTTTATGTGACCAACCTTGCTATCATCGATCTTTGAAGGTGGTAAATTTCTTCTTGATGTGTACATTGGCTTTGTTGCATCATAAAAACTAAACCTTGGTGGCTGAAAAACATGAAgaattataaaacttaaatcATTGCCATGTGAAACTCAGACTAAGGTTGGGCAGCATTTCCCTCAAACAGTTTTTCCCTAATACCAAACATAAGACATGAGCCTTAGAACTTAGAAGCTGATTAAGAgcaatgatatatatatatgttccaATACATACATGTGCAGTAAGGGCAAGGTTTGCTTCAAAGAATGATCTGATTGTACCAATGTCTTCCCAATAATCATTAAACAGATAAGCCTGCAAAAGTGTCGTGTGTTGTTAGATGAACAGAAGTGTCGAATGTACCCATCATCATTTGTTTATAATGTTCATGggtttgaataaaatattttagatagtTGATCCAGACCTTTATGAAGAATTCTTTAGCTGAGGCAGGGATGATCTCTGATCCGAAGTCATTTGCAGTCGGGAATCGCCATCTGACTCAACAACAAGGAAGAGTACTTAATGTTCCTGTATTCCTGTTTGACATGGTTTTTGTTGTATATTGCATGGAGAGCATCACAACAGGTTCAAACACACTAGGCTGGCCATCCCCATACCACTACTGGTCTCTTGTTTCCaatatttattatgaatataaCTCTACACACAATGATAAATAGTAGTCTCTTCTGCATTTGGAATTAAGCATGCCGGAAAGCttcatttttcatcttaaatGGCTTGAAAGTGTTAATTAGTACCTTAAAAGATTCAGGAGTATCTCCTTCTTGAAGACATACACTCCCATGGAAGCAATGTATGGCTTCTTTTCTGCCTCTTCCCTTGAGAGTCCCAAGACTTTTGTATCTACTTCCTAATGACATTGGCACAGTCAGTAGCCACTCAGAGCCTTCAGATCAGAACCCATCTCTCTAAAACTGtagtaatgaaaaaaaaaaaaatcattaccaTTGCCTTCAAATCTTCTCCTTTAGGCTTTTCACTGAAGAAGAGAACCCTTCCTTTGTTGTCTATCTTCATTAAACCGAAATCTGAAGCACGGCTATcatggaaagagagaaagaacTCAAAAGGGTAGTTTTCAATCATCTAAAGGAAAACAGGGACATGAACAAAGAGGCTCAGGCATTTGGCTAATAGCATAAAGAGTTGAAACCAGTATAGGAAATAGAACCTACCTGTCATCCATTGGCAGACAAGAAATGGTGATATCAGCCCCACTCTGCCGGTGATTCTGGAAATAAAGCAGATAAAATGTTTCCGAGtgtactaataaaatgaaatgaatcaaGAACAGAAATCAAAGTGAATGGCAGTGTCTTACCTGAACAAAGTCCATATAGTCCATTCGGTATAAATGATCTCCAGACAGAATCAGCACATCCTCAATTTCCTTACTTCTTTGATCCTATAGGATGAAAAGCTTTAACACCCTTCTTGGTTTGATACCGTCTATTGGTTACCCCAGAATCCTAACTAGAAGTGAAATATGGGTACCTCAAAGAGCCAATGGAACTGCCGCACAGCATCTGCAGTGCCCTGGAACCATCTTTTACCAGCCTCCCCTGGAGTTTGAGTGGCTGCTAGAGCCTGGCATACAAGAAACCATTCTTTAATCAGTCTCCTGGTAAAGAAATGGAACTCTTACATCCATATTCATGGTAACATTTGGCTAAGACTATATCGGTCTGCTGTCAACCATATAGATTTTATCCGTTCTAAATTTAAGAACCCTTACAGCTTTAATATGCATCAATAAGATTAAGCgacttctatatatatataacattaagAACTTTTCATGTAAGATATCACAAACATCCCTTGAACCATTTGAAACTGAAGACTATTATATACCTCCACGTAGCCATCTCCAAAGTTGACCCCATGGCCAAAGTTGTAAGCACGAGCAAGATGCCTGTTGAGTGATGCTGAATTGAATTGAGTGAGAATGTAGACCTTGTTGATTCCACTGTTGATGCAGTTGCTCATTGGCACATCAATCAGCCTATATGACCCTCCAATCGGGACCTACAATACACccattttctaaattataaaCCTATTGGAAtctgtataaaaaaaaatgccccACATTGCTTCCAAAGTGGACTTACAGCAGGCTTGGCCCGGCGTTTGGTGAGGGGGAAAAGGCGGGTACCAGCCCCTCCACCAAGAATAACTGCCACCACTGTGCGTGGGTCCCTCTTCTCCATCTCCAGATCCCTCAACTGCACAAATTCAATCCAATCTCTTTATAAATTCTGATACCTTTCCAACCCAGTAATTTATTATGCATTTATCATTCAGACTGAATCAAAGGTGGTTGGATTGAAAGGAACTAGAGCCAAAACTTTTCATAGTAGGCCAGGGATTACTATAAATACAGTAGAAATGGCCCACCAATAAATCGAATTGAGTTGGGATTGAACCTTCCGACCTTAGAATCAGCTGCAACATCTGTGGCAAGAGACATGCATACGTGTTTCCCAACACTCTTATTTCTAAACATCCCGAGTTGGGTCATCTTCAGCTTCTTCCCCATCATCTCTCCATTGCAGAACTTCACCTGCCTCAAACTCCTCCCTGCCAATCCTGTTGTGCCATGGAGTTGGCCTGCTGCCGAAAGCGATATCCGGGCATCCGTTGACACAGCCATTTTTCTCGAGACCCAGTCACAAAATTGAAGTGTAAATTGTAGTTAAAGACTCATGGGGAGAAGAGAGAGCAAAGGAGCATAGAGTGTGGAGGTGGGGGAGTTGCTTACTTGGAAATGCATGATATCAGAGGATTGGGCCACGCTATCCAGAGTCAATCGCGACCACTAATTCTTAAGTTCGGGTGTGGCCGTAATGTTCTTATAAGAAGCCCTTTCTACTTATTACAAGGAATATTCTACAGGCTGCTCCTCCCCTTGGGTTTAACCACTTTGAATATGCATGCTTTGAAGTGTAAATGTCCTATTTCTTTGTATTCTCTCTTTCCTGGTCTATTATTCCCCATTACTAGTTTCtacctttctattttcttttctttgctttgCTTTCCTTCGGATCTACATTTATGTTTTATGTCCATCTCTCATAATTATGTTCACATTTTCGTTCCATTATTATATCATTAACAACCGTATTAATtgctattaattttatatttataaaaaacttattaaaactataaatattttatatgattttatattttccactagaattttctccttcaaattcaaacttttcttTCAATTCCAATTAAGTATTATAAGTGAGTACGTGTTTCCCTCTTATATTTCCctttaaataaaacaataatatttttatatttatttttcatttttaaagatattgaattctcttattcttattataagcataaaaatttcaagatttttttgtccaaatattgtttatctttttgtatttatcttttagtttaatttttattttttattttaaatttatattacctttttatttatattttttaattattttctatatttattacattaaccatattttttaaaaaaaaattgactatcacttcactcttaatttttatatatatatatatatatatatatatatatatatatatatatatatatatatatatatatatatataggataattgatctcttcactgtttacaacagtatcttgagaatcattggatctcctagacatggttcgaaaaattgaactcattttagggtttttgatctagagcctaatagcagattgacaaaccttatgagacgtcaccccaaccctcttacagcctaacaaacgcctatccacggctaacaacggctcaaccggcagggctcgcgctcccaggcacactgctacctatcctaggataggccaagaacacccaaaacaaggacccaacttccctAAAATCAGGCTCATAGGGTAATTCTACCTCATGCTGCTTCCTGTgccaaaaagcattaggaatGTTAGAACAGACTTCCTTAATAATCTTATTCTTAAGGCTTTCTATAGCATCTTGGGTTTTCTTAATCTTCAGTTGATCTTCTATTCTAACCAGAGCAATCTCTTGTTTTAAgagattaatatgattttgcttagccttaatcacctgatcttttatggtgtttatacttctttctccaggtggattggcaaattcaaacagaatttccttatctaaaAGTTTAGTTTTTATACCTTGATCATCTACCCACATAGGAAAGATGGAGCTTAAGAAAGGGACACCAAGGAGGACTTTCTCCTTGAGAtctttaacaagaatgaaggtttgcttaatgcaAATGCCTTGGTTACAAATATGGGCATTAGAAAGCTTGTACTTGATAATAAGCTTTTTACCATTAGCACCAAAGAGGGCTTGCctggttttctcataaaattgggtaggtacaagaccttcttgtagGCAATTCAAAGCTGTACCTgaatcaattaaagcaataatatcaaggataaatttattcttaactTCTTATCCATGAGATCCTGGATCTCTTTTTCACAATAGCTTAACAAAtccttgttcatttggattggtcttgctttagtgggaatatttttctcactttaattactatagtaagggagacttcccacctttggaagataactttactaatagtatttaagtatgCATTTATCTTATCACTATTGTCTTGTGAAGATTCAAGAACTTCTTCAAAGTCTTCCTTTCTAGTACTACTGTGGTAAAAACCTACCCTGTTGATATAATCCTGAGGGATAGGGATTTCTGAGCTTGTAGGTTGTCTTAGATTCTCAATATCCTTCTTATACTGCCctatttcttcttgaagatcttTAATAGTCAGGGCATTAAGGATaatccttttttcttgtttatcctCATGATCCTTAAAAGGGTTTTGGATAGAAGGTTCTCTGGTTAGCCTAATTAGTCCATTATCCTTAACTTTTGGACTAATATTCCTTTTAACCAAAAGGATTCTCCTATGGGAAGGTTGAGGTGTTTCAGGGAtaacaagattatctttaaccttttggcttattttatcaatgaaagcttgatcaatttgaggattttcctggaatttcttagataattcaaaaggcttaaacaaaggcttattatcattcttaacaaAAGGCTTCTTAAGGTGATCCTGAATTTCAATAATCTCCTCAACTCTATTGACTTGATTTCCAAGGGTTATGAGAAACATATTAGTATAATTGATTTGTTCCATAATCCTTCTAATATCGGATGCACTAGCAATTCCTTTTTCCTCTggcttagtcttaaaaggtgaagctgtgactatggttccattaatattcttttctatcttagcttcaggaggatgaatggattctataataatgttgtcactggttttccatatcttagttTTTGTAGAGGTGTTGTTGATATGCTTacaaggataatctggatattccacttgtttgaagagttcaaaccaaatccaaaacttaatattcttcttttcttgtcttaagtaggcatagaactcttcttggtaaatggttctataGGTACCTAGACATGCTTCTGGGAGcttgggtgtctatggtat
This region of Vitis vinifera cultivar Pinot Noir 40024 chromosome 5, ASM3070453v1 genomic DNA includes:
- the LOC100263079 gene encoding glucose-1-phosphate adenylyltransferase large subunit 3, chloroplastic/amyloplastic, with the protein product MAVSTDARISLSAAGQLHGTTGLAGRSLRQVKFCNGEMMGKKLKMTQLGMFRNKSVGKHVCMSLATDVAADSKLRDLEMEKRDPRTVVAVILGGGAGTRLFPLTKRRAKPAVPIGGSYRLIDVPMSNCINSGINKVYILTQFNSASLNRHLARAYNFGHGVNFGDGYVEALAATQTPGEAGKRWFQGTADAVRQFHWLFEDQRSKEIEDVLILSGDHLYRMDYMDFVQNHRQSGADITISCLPMDDSRASDFGLMKIDNKGRVLFFSEKPKGEDLKAMEVDTKVLGLSREEAEKKPYIASMGVYVFKKEILLNLLRWRFPTANDFGSEIIPASAKEFFIKAYLFNDYWEDIGTIRSFFEANLALTAHPPRFSFYDATKPMYTSRRNLPPSKIDDSKIVDSIISHGSFLNNCFIEHSVVGIRSRVNSNVHLKDTVMLGADYYETDSEVASLLAEGRVPIGIGENTRIKDCIIDKNARIGKNVVISNSEGIQEADRSLEGFYIRSGITIILKNFTIKDGFVI